In Papaver somniferum cultivar HN1 chromosome 1, ASM357369v1, whole genome shotgun sequence, a genomic segment contains:
- the LOC113287126 gene encoding U-box domain-containing protein 4-like, producing MATENPTSYRYMGRSFGDIVGDHSSSAFSDCNSDRSGEFPTTSSQSRRLLISCASDNSDELIRQFISDLESCSIDIQKQAAMELRLLAKNKQENRLKIAENGAVKPLISLISSSDLQLQEYGVTAILNLSLCDENKDLIASSGAIKPLIRALRMGTATARENSACALLRLSQIEDNKITIGRSGAVPYLVNLLENGGFRGKKDASTALFTLCSLKENKIRAIQSGIMKPLVELMADFGSGMVDKAAFVLNLLVSIPEGKTAVVEEGGIPVLVEIVEVGLQRQKEIAAVILLQICEDSTVYRTLVAREGAIPPLIALSQSGTTKAKQKAEALIDILRQPRSGNANNAYSRTTSDVAG from the exons ATGGCAACTGAAAATCCGACAAGTTATAGGTATATGGGAAGAAGTTTCGGTGATATAGTAGGAGATCATTCTTCATCAGCTTTCAGTGATTGTAACAGTGATAGATCTGGTGAATTCCCGACAACATCATCTCAAAGTAGAAGATTGTTGATTTCTTGTGCGTCTGATAATTCTGATGAATTAATCCGTCAATTCATTTCTGATCTTGAATCTTGTTCTATTGATATTCAAAAACAAGCAGCTATGGAATTGAGGTTATTAGCTAAGAATAAACAAGAGAATCGGTTGAAGATTGCTGAGAACGGAGCTGTGAAACCATTGATTTCGTTGATTTCATCGTCAGATTTGCAGCTGCAAGAATATGGAGTTACAGCGATTTTGAATTTGTCTCTGTGTGATGAGAATAAAGATTTGATTGCTAGTTCAGGAGCGATTAAACCGTTGATTAGAGCTTTGAGGATGGGTACAGCAACAGCTAGAGAGAATTCAGCTTGTGCTTTACTTAGATTATCACAGATTGAAGATAACAAAATCACAATCGGACGATCAGGAGCTgttccttatttagttaatttattAGAAAATGGTGGTTTCCGTGGGAAGAAAGATGCATCAACGGCTTTATTTACACTGTGTTCGTTGAAAGAGAATAAAATTAGAGCAATTCAATCTGGTATTATGAAACCACTAGTGGAATTAATGGCGGATTTTGGTTCAGGTATGGTTGACAAAGCTGCTTTTGTATTGAACTTGTTAGTTTCAATACCAGAAGGCAAAACCgctgttgttgaagaaggtggtaTTCCAGTACTAGTTGAAATTGTTGAAGTTGGTTTACAACGGCAGAAAGAAATCGCCGCCGTAATCTTATTGCAGATCTGTGAAGACAGTACAGTTTATCGTACTTTGGTTGCTCGTGAAGGTGCAATCCCGCCGTTAATTGCTTTATCACAGTCCGGCACCACTAAAGCTAAACAAAAG GCAGAAGCACTAATTGATATTCTGAGGCAACCAAGATCTGGCAATGCCAATAATGCATACTCGAGGACGACATCTGATGTGGCAGGGTAG